In one Nicotiana tomentosiformis chromosome 6, ASM39032v3, whole genome shotgun sequence genomic region, the following are encoded:
- the LOC138894578 gene encoding uncharacterized protein yields MVTSWILNSLEKETYDSVAYVNDSVELWRELEDRYDQTNGAKFYQIQKEVNDLVQGSLDIIAYYTRMKRLWKELNTVSAKSQCNCVCTCGLKETMHKAEQDRRLVQFFMGLNEVYIIVRGSILMMKPLPSLAQALSHLIQEENQRKFKLSNQLNLESTSLYVNATSTQHQNPFGARNFKTHYTANNKGRPICDYCKKPGHTKEKCYKLHGYPQGNSYNNQNFNRANAQQFNQNNSSNQTQSHKFNRGKGVVANIHGVPADLLHDKEDDSVAHVRIKMAT; encoded by the coding sequence ATGGTGACCTCCTGGATTCTCAATTCCCTCGAAAAAGAGACCTATGACAGTGTTGCGTATGTTAATGACTCAGTCGAGCTATGGAGGGAGCTGGAAGATCGATATGATCAAACAAATGGAGCAAAATTTTATCAAATCCAAAAGGAGGTCAACGATCTTGTTCAGGGTTCATTAGACATCATTGCCTACTATACACGAATGAAGAGATTGTGGAAAGAATTAAACACAGTGAGTGCTAAGTCTCAGTGCAACTGTGTTTGTACGTGTGGATTAAAGGAAACGATGCATAAAGCAGAACAGGATCGACGACTCGTTCAATTTTTTATGGGCTTAAATGAGGTCTATATAATAGTGCGAGGAAGCATTTTGATGATGAAACCTCTACCGTCTTTGGCACAGGCTTTATCCCACCTAATACAGGAAGAGAATCAAAGGAAATTCAAGTTAAGTAATCAATTAAATCTCGAGTCTACTTCACTATATGTGAATGCCACATCtacacaacatcaaaatccattcGGAGCTAGGAACTTCAAAACACACTACACTGCAAATAACAAAGGTCGCCCAATCTGTGACTATTGCAAGAAACCGGGTCACACAAAGGAGAAATGTTACAAGTTACATGGGTATCCCCAAGGAAATTCATACAACAATCAGAATTTTAATCGGGCCAATGCTCAACAGTTCAATCAGAATAACAGCTCAAATCAGACTCAGAGTCACAAGTTCAACAGAGGAAAAGGAGTTGTGGCAAACATACATGGAGTTCCAGCTGATTTACTTCATGATAAGGAAGATGATTCAGTTGCACATGTGAGAATCAAAATGGCAACCTAA